A window from Dysidea avara chromosome 2, odDysAvar1.4, whole genome shotgun sequence encodes these proteins:
- the LOC136247929 gene encoding uncharacterized protein: MIAVGHEFPSEQIPSPPNLEVVTVSISLVPAIICCMVYIPPNSTVEYHTELINYLQSLPGHVIIFGDFNMPDIDWSTLAGGSTSSNNFCEFIFQSNLEQLVTCPTHKHGNLLDLILTDSADNIVDLTVHPLEYQCISSDHHLITFAICCKNIIPKPVTKETFNYAKGDYAGLNEYLLNCDFGVICNLTDVEEIWNILKNHILSGMNLFIPKVKIRVRQFPVWFTSHLRHLIKCLRTLQRKYSKEPTTNNFQKSSALSKMQLHFNSNVANTDHYKAELFNQYFFSVFTRSTSLEPNPNDLSIPANSLDTINLTESDVFNALVNLNPHKATGIDYIAPSILKNCATSLVAPLFRLFTTSLNTSVIPTEWKTHKITPIYKTGDKTSVKNYRPISLLCNVSKVLEDLIYVKMIGTVAKCITPCQFGFQSNSSTLQQLLLYHHQLITSKDEVDVVHIDFRKAFDSVPHN; this comes from the exons ATGATTGCTGTTGGTCATGAGTTTCCAAGTGAACAGATTCCAAGCCCTCCTAATCTGGAGGTTGTTACTGTTTCTATATCATTGGTGCCGGCTATAATCTGTTGTATGGTGTATATACCTCCAAATTCCACTGTGGAATATCATACTGAACTTATTAACTATTTACAATCCCTACCCGGTCATGTAATAATATTTGGTGACTTTAATATGCCTGATATCGATTGGTCCACTCTTGCTGGAGGCTCAACAAGTTCTAACAATTTTTGTGAGTTCATATTCCAATCTAACCTTGAACAACTAGTGACTTGTCCAACTCATAAACATGGTAATCTGCTTGATCTAATTTTGACTGACAGTGCCGATAACATAGTTGACTTAACTGTTCACCCTCTGGAATACCAGTGCATTTCATCAGACCACCACTTGATTACCTTTGCCATCTGCTGTAAGAATATTATACCAAAGCCTGTCACTAAGGAGACATTTAATTATGCCAAAGGTGACTATGCTGGCCTTAATGAATACCTATTGAATTGTGACTTTGGTGTAATTTGCAATTTAACAGATGTAGAAGAAATCTGGAACATATTAAAGAACCATATCCTTTCCGGTATGAACCTTTTTATTCCTAAAGTGAAAATAAGAGTACGTCAATTTCCTGTATGGTTCACTTCTCATCTACGTCATCTTATTAAGTGTTTACGGACACTTCAGCGAAAATACAGTAAAGAACCTACTACTAACAATTTTCAAAAGTCCAGTGCTCTTTCCAAGATGCAA TTACATTTCAATTCTAATGTAGCCAACACTGATCATTATAAAGCTGAGCTTTTCAATCAGTACTTTTTCTCTGTTTTTACTAGAAGTACTTCCCTAGAACCAAATCCTAATGATTTAAGCATTCCAGCCAACTCCCTGGACACAATAAACCTAACAGAGTCTGATGTGTTTAATGCTCTTGTTAATCTTAATCCACACAAAGCAACTGGAATTGACTACATAGCTCCtagcattttaaaaaattgtgcCACCTCTCTTGTGGCACCACTGTTTCGCCTATTTACCACCAGCTTAAACACCAGTGTAATTCCAACTGAATGGAAGACACATAAGATTACTCCAATTTACAAAACTGGTGATAAGACATCTGTCAAAAATTACCGACCCATTTCCTTGTTATGCAATGTTTCAAAAGTGTTAGAAGACCTGATATATGTTAAGATGATTGGTACTGTGGCTAAGTGTATTACCCCTTGTCAATTTGGTTTCCAGAGTAACTCATCAACCCTACAACAATTACTTTTATATCACCACCAACTGATAACTTCCAAGGATGAAGTGGACGTTGTTCACATAGACTTTCGAAAGGCTTTTGACAGTGTGCCGCACAATTAA